In the Opitutaceae bacterium genome, one interval contains:
- the aroB gene encoding 3-dehydroquinate synthase: MELGDRSYSIEIVPDAGPSLRRMVDLIRGEQRRLALVTDVNVAVSQAALLDSLGADLPRIAVPSGENSKSLEIYGKVLDFLAENRLDRGGRVIAVGGGVVGDLAGFAAATFLRGIEFIQVPTTLLAMVDSSVGGKTGINLGAGKNLVGAFHQPLHVFIGMNTLGTLPAREFSAGMAEVIKYGMLGDEALLEELEGGAALAAVSPTLGDIIRRCCAAKARIVKEDERELAASGGRALLNLGHTFGHAIERTAGYGSYLHGEAIAVGLVAATLLSVKLGLIPADQVARVEAVLEKHHLPIRLRKPLGSGELIHAMQRDKKVRSGLPRFVVLEAMGAAVTRDGVGVDLVAETWRQLGAI; the protein is encoded by the coding sequence GTGGAACTTGGCGATCGGAGTTATTCGATCGAGATTGTCCCGGATGCCGGACCATCCCTGCGGCGCATGGTGGACTTGATCCGTGGCGAACAGCGCCGGTTGGCTCTGGTGACCGATGTGAATGTCGCAGTGAGCCAGGCCGCGCTGTTGGATTCACTCGGGGCCGACCTGCCCCGGATTGCGGTGCCCTCGGGGGAGAACTCAAAGTCGCTGGAGATTTACGGGAAGGTGCTGGATTTCCTGGCCGAGAACCGGCTGGACCGTGGAGGCAGGGTGATTGCCGTCGGTGGCGGAGTGGTGGGGGATCTGGCGGGCTTTGCCGCCGCCACTTTTCTCCGCGGGATCGAGTTCATCCAGGTACCGACGACCTTGCTGGCCATGGTGGACAGTTCGGTCGGGGGGAAGACGGGGATCAACCTGGGTGCCGGCAAGAACCTGGTGGGCGCCTTTCATCAACCGCTCCATGTCTTTATCGGAATGAACACCCTGGGCACCCTGCCCGCCCGTGAGTTTTCCGCCGGGATGGCCGAGGTGATCAAGTACGGGATGCTTGGGGACGAGGCGCTGCTGGAGGAACTGGAAGGAGGCGCCGCGCTTGCGGCGGTTTCTCCGACACTCGGGGACATCATCCGGCGTTGCTGTGCGGCCAAGGCCCGGATCGTCAAGGAGGATGAACGGGAATTGGCGGCGAGCGGGGGAAGGGCGTTGCTCAACCTCGGTCACACCTTCGGTCACGCCATTGAGCGCACCGCGGGTTACGGCAGCTACCTGCACGGGGAGGCCATCGCCGTGGGTCTGGTGGCGGCGACTCTCCTTTCGGTCAAACTCGGGCTGATCCCCGCCGACCAGGTGGCCCGGGTGGAGGCGGTTCTGGAGAAACACCACCTGCCCATCCGGCTGCGGAAACCTCTCGGCTCCGGCGAACTGATACACGCCATGCAGCGGGACAAGAAGGTGAGGTCGGGTCTGCCCCGTTTTGTGGTGCTCGAGGCGATGGGAGCGGCAGTGACCCGCGATGGGGTTGGCGTTGACCTTGTCGCGGAAACATGGAGACAATTGGGAGCGATCTGA
- a CDS encoding thioredoxin family protein, with amino-acid sequence MKTRSLSHLLPLVLLAAFICPGRAWSAGQSGETTEPIYDESRDGSEQIAGALEIAARDHKRVLLQFGANWCVWCHRLYDLYLSDPEISATLKAGFVLVLIDVNGGNNGEVDQKYGNPTRLGLPVIVVLKSDGRLIATKNTAELEKGQGHDPAKVLAFLQSWSPKARDTCAVEPGT; translated from the coding sequence ATGAAAACGCGTTCGCTCTCCCACCTCCTGCCATTGGTGCTGCTTGCGGCCTTCATTTGTCCGGGTCGGGCGTGGTCCGCCGGTCAGTCCGGTGAAACGACCGAGCCGATCTACGACGAATCCCGGGATGGATCCGAGCAGATCGCCGGGGCACTGGAGATTGCGGCGAGGGATCACAAGCGTGTCCTCCTGCAGTTTGGTGCGAACTGGTGCGTCTGGTGCCACCGCCTTTACGATCTCTATTTGAGTGACCCCGAGATCAGTGCGACGCTCAAGGCCGGTTTTGTGTTGGTCCTGATCGATGTGAACGGCGGAAACAACGGGGAAGTCGATCAGAAGTACGGCAATCCGACCCGGTTGGGTCTGCCCGTGATTGTCGTCCTCAAATCCGACGGCAGGCTGATTGCCACCAAGAACACCGCGGAGCTGGAGAAGGGGCAGGGGCACGATCCGGCCAAGGTCCTGGCCTTCCTGCAGTCGTGGTCGCCGAAAGCGCGAGATACCTGTGCCGTTGAGCCGGGCACCTGA
- the araD1 gene encoding AraD1 family protein, with the protein MRTVQISHPERGRHLAVVNGHELKLLVGVDSLYQLAMKAAREGLEIGSLASQLPVGEVVDYDPVYQGQSSWTLLPAFDHPGDPAHCLVTGTGLTHVASVRNRDAMHGGKPADAPLTDSMKVFQWGVEGGRPGPGELGVQPEWFFKGDASILRAHGDALTRPGYGEDGGEEPEIAGLYIVDETGLPWCVGYAGGNEFSDHAMEKRNYLYLAPSKLRECALGPEAVIGEALPDSIGGRVAIVRGGEEVWSATIATGEANMCHSIANLAHHHFKYPRHRRPGDAHIHFFGADAFSFGAGIGLVDGDEMVVSWVGFGRALINPYRSEQPLVRPIEVQSL; encoded by the coding sequence ATGAGAACAGTCCAGATCAGTCATCCCGAGCGCGGCCGTCATCTGGCCGTCGTGAACGGCCACGAGCTCAAGTTGCTTGTTGGAGTGGATTCGCTCTATCAGTTGGCGATGAAGGCAGCGCGGGAGGGTCTTGAAATCGGCTCCCTGGCCAGCCAACTCCCGGTCGGAGAGGTCGTCGATTACGACCCGGTTTACCAGGGCCAGTCGTCCTGGACCCTCCTGCCCGCTTTCGATCATCCGGGGGACCCCGCCCATTGTCTTGTCACGGGGACCGGATTGACCCATGTGGCCTCGGTCCGCAACCGCGACGCGATGCACGGAGGGAAGCCCGCGGACGCGCCGCTGACCGATAGCATGAAGGTTTTTCAGTGGGGGGTTGAAGGGGGGAGGCCCGGTCCGGGCGAATTGGGCGTTCAGCCTGAGTGGTTTTTCAAGGGTGATGCGTCCATCCTGCGGGCTCACGGTGATGCCCTGACCCGACCCGGCTACGGCGAGGATGGGGGCGAGGAACCGGAGATCGCCGGACTCTACATCGTCGATGAAACGGGACTTCCGTGGTGTGTCGGCTATGCCGGCGGCAACGAGTTTTCCGACCATGCGATGGAGAAGCGCAATTACCTTTATCTGGCTCCCTCCAAGCTTCGGGAATGTGCGCTCGGGCCGGAAGCGGTCATTGGTGAAGCACTACCGGACTCGATCGGCGGCCGGGTGGCGATTGTGCGGGGCGGGGAGGAAGTCTGGTCCGCCACGATTGCCACGGGTGAGGCCAATATGTGCCATTCCATCGCCAACCTCGCGCACCACCACTTCAAATATCCGCGGCATCGGCGACCCGGAGACGCCCATATTCACTTCTTCGGAGCGGATGCTTTCAGTTTTGGCGCCGGAATCGGATTGGTCGACGGAGACGAAATGGTTGTCTCCTGGGTTGGCTTCGGGAGAGCCCTGATCAATCCCTATCGCAGCGAGCAACCACTTGTCCGTCCGATCGAAGTGCAGAGCCTGTGA
- the lpxA gene encoding acyl-ACP--UDP-N-acetylglucosamine O-acyltransferase, whose translation MENGGENAESKIHPSAVVAAGVRIGAGAVIGPGAVVEADVTIGAGCRLSAHAILRSGTILGDRVEVDSFSVIGGLPQDLHFDRTLSSGVRIGGGTVIRESVTISRATRAGGYTEIGSECLFMAGSHAGHDCRIGDKAILANGVLLGGHVSVGAHTFIGGAAAVHQFCRIGESVMLAGHASITMDLPSFLIVVDRNDVVGLNLVGLRRRGVSREAIIELKEALRHVYAEGKPADRAGQAMAENRFRTEEAGRFLSFFGEGKRGFARPRRERVGE comes from the coding sequence ATGGAAAACGGGGGCGAAAACGCAGAATCGAAGATACATCCGTCGGCGGTGGTTGCGGCCGGCGTGCGGATCGGTGCCGGCGCGGTGATCGGTCCGGGTGCGGTGGTTGAGGCAGACGTGACGATCGGCGCGGGGTGCCGGCTCTCCGCCCATGCCATTCTGCGTTCGGGGACCATCCTTGGTGATCGGGTGGAGGTGGACAGCTTTTCGGTGATCGGCGGGCTGCCCCAGGATCTCCATTTCGATCGAACCCTGTCTTCCGGGGTCCGGATCGGTGGCGGCACGGTCATCCGTGAGTCAGTCACCATCAGCCGGGCGACCCGGGCGGGTGGTTACACGGAGATCGGCAGCGAGTGTCTTTTCATGGCCGGGTCGCACGCCGGTCACGACTGCCGGATCGGCGACAAGGCCATCCTGGCAAACGGCGTTCTTCTTGGCGGTCACGTCTCCGTAGGTGCCCATACCTTCATCGGCGGTGCGGCGGCGGTTCATCAATTCTGCCGGATCGGGGAATCCGTCATGCTGGCCGGGCATGCCTCGATCACAATGGATCTGCCCTCGTTTCTCATTGTGGTGGATCGCAATGACGTGGTCGGTCTCAATCTGGTCGGGCTGCGGCGGCGGGGGGTCTCGAGGGAGGCAATCATCGAGCTGAAGGAAGCCCTTCGCCATGTCTATGCCGAAGGGAAACCGGCGGACCGGGCGGGCCAGGCCATGGCAGAGAACCGGTTCAGGACGGAAGAGGCCGGACGTTTTCTCTCCTTCTTTGGGGAAGGAAAGCGTGGCTTTGCCCGGCCTCGTCGGGAACGGGTGGGCGAATGA
- a CDS encoding ATP cone domain-containing protein, translating to MSESLSSNRVVIKRDGATTPFDVQRIVRSIALALFAARQGDIENVSRNDASRGYGLGEDDFSKAKSIGQSVEWASELFFQKGVTPTADEIQDLTEKLLAAEGEFGAAKAYILYRAKKNEARLNHYPTTGMQDYIFVSRYARYNEKARRRETWDEAVDRVENMHLRRFGDMDDGSLEHLIREAFTAVRRREVLPSMRALQFAGPAIEAHEARIFNCSFTHINRLRAFPETLYLLLCGCGVGFSVQKIHVDQLPPLAARGLDDELDIVHHTIEDTIEGWSNALEALLRAYVEGHAIEFNYSQLRSRGQPLRTSGGKAPGHFPLKRALTAVEAILRGASGRRLEPIEAYDIVMHMASAVLAGGVRRSATIALFSADDEKMMQAKTGDWFRTNPQRSASNNSAVLLRGRTSRELFTKLFESQKEFGEPGFFFSDNEEYGANPCVEIGLHPVFQVVSRAEIESLKSLGVDHDDSGRPLRIGSRLHGFQMCNLTTINGALIKTPEDFHRAARNAAIVGTLQAAYTDIPYLGPVTRLINEREALLGVSICGIMDNPKVLLDPEVLQKGANVVRSANEELAAKLGIAPAARTTCVKPEGTTSLLLGTGSGIHFRHARRYFRRIQANRLDPVYRFFKEHNPHLCEPSAYGKTDDVITFPVEAPPTAVERDNIGAVRFLEMVRLVQENWVIPGTSHALYSPGLYHNVSNTVTVKNDEWDQVVDFIWENRSRFTGIALLQAMGDKAYVQAPMEAVTTSADIQRWNQLEPQIVPWASMHEATDETKVKETVACAGGQCELNV from the coding sequence ATGTCCGAGTCCCTCTCATCCAATCGTGTCGTCATCAAGCGCGACGGCGCCACGACACCATTTGACGTCCAGCGCATCGTCCGGTCCATTGCCCTGGCCCTTTTCGCCGCCCGGCAGGGAGATATCGAAAACGTCAGCCGCAACGATGCGTCGAGGGGCTACGGTCTCGGGGAGGATGATTTCTCCAAAGCCAAGTCGATCGGCCAGTCGGTGGAGTGGGCGAGTGAGCTGTTCTTTCAAAAAGGTGTCACCCCGACGGCTGACGAGATCCAGGATCTGACCGAGAAGCTTCTCGCCGCCGAGGGGGAGTTCGGGGCGGCCAAGGCGTATATCCTTTATCGGGCCAAGAAGAACGAGGCCCGGCTGAATCATTACCCGACGACCGGCATGCAGGATTATATCTTTGTGTCGCGTTACGCCCGATACAACGAGAAGGCCCGGCGCCGGGAGACCTGGGATGAGGCGGTCGACCGGGTTGAGAACATGCACCTCCGACGCTTTGGCGACATGGACGACGGTTCGCTTGAGCACCTCATCCGCGAGGCCTTCACGGCCGTCCGTCGCCGTGAGGTTCTCCCGTCGATGCGGGCCCTGCAGTTTGCCGGCCCGGCAATCGAAGCGCATGAGGCGCGCATCTTCAATTGCTCCTTCACGCACATCAATCGTCTGCGGGCCTTTCCGGAGACACTTTACCTCCTGCTCTGCGGCTGCGGGGTCGGCTTCTCGGTTCAGAAGATCCATGTCGACCAGTTGCCTCCGCTGGCTGCGCGGGGTTTGGATGACGAACTGGATATTGTCCACCACACGATTGAGGACACGATCGAGGGTTGGTCCAATGCGCTGGAAGCGTTGCTCCGCGCCTATGTGGAAGGACACGCGATCGAGTTCAACTACTCCCAGCTCCGCTCCCGCGGACAACCTCTGCGGACCTCCGGCGGAAAAGCGCCCGGGCATTTTCCGCTCAAGCGCGCCCTTACGGCGGTGGAGGCGATTCTGCGCGGGGCTTCAGGTCGCCGACTCGAGCCGATCGAGGCCTACGACATCGTCATGCACATGGCCTCGGCCGTGCTGGCCGGCGGCGTGCGCCGTTCAGCCACCATCGCGCTTTTCTCGGCTGATGACGAAAAGATGATGCAGGCGAAGACGGGGGATTGGTTCCGCACCAATCCGCAACGCTCCGCTTCCAACAACTCGGCTGTCCTGTTGCGGGGCCGCACCTCACGCGAGCTCTTCACCAAGCTTTTCGAGAGCCAGAAGGAATTCGGCGAACCCGGCTTCTTCTTTTCCGACAACGAGGAATACGGGGCCAATCCCTGTGTCGAGATTGGCCTGCATCCCGTTTTCCAGGTGGTCAGCCGGGCGGAAATCGAATCGCTCAAATCGCTCGGGGTCGACCATGATGATTCCGGCAGGCCCCTGCGGATCGGATCCCGGCTGCACGGATTCCAGATGTGCAATCTGACCACGATCAATGGCGCCCTGATCAAGACCCCGGAAGACTTTCATCGTGCGGCCCGCAATGCCGCCATCGTCGGCACCCTCCAGGCGGCTTACACCGATATTCCCTACCTTGGTCCGGTCACGCGCCTGATCAACGAGCGGGAAGCTCTTCTTGGGGTTTCCATCTGCGGGATCATGGACAACCCCAAGGTGCTCCTTGATCCGGAGGTGCTGCAGAAGGGCGCCAACGTGGTCCGCTCGGCCAATGAGGAACTTGCGGCCAAATTGGGCATCGCTCCGGCGGCCCGGACCACCTGCGTGAAGCCCGAGGGGACGACTTCACTCCTGCTCGGCACCGGCTCTGGAATTCACTTCCGGCATGCCCGTCGCTACTTCCGTCGGATCCAGGCCAACCGTCTTGATCCCGTCTACCGATTCTTCAAGGAGCACAATCCGCACCTCTGCGAGCCGTCGGCTTACGGCAAGACCGACGACGTCATCACTTTTCCGGTCGAGGCACCGCCGACGGCGGTCGAGCGCGACAATATCGGGGCGGTCAGGTTTCTCGAAATGGTCCGTCTCGTCCAGGAAAACTGGGTCATTCCCGGAACGAGCCACGCCCTCTACTCGCCGGGTCTCTACCACAACGTTTCGAATACGGTCACGGTGAAGAACGATGAGTGGGATCAGGTCGTCGATTTCATCTGGGAAAACCGGTCTCGGTTCACCGGAATCGCCCTGCTCCAGGCGATGGGCGACAAGGCTTACGTCCAGGCGCCGATGGAGGCTGTTACCACCTCGGCCGACATCCAGCGCTGGAACCAGCTCGAACCGCAGATTGTCCCGTGGGCCTCGATGCATGAGGCCACGGACGAAACCAAGGTCAAGGAAACGGTCGCCTGTGCCGGCGGCCAATGTGAGTTGAATGTGTAG
- a CDS encoding VOC family protein, translating into MKITEIAFSTYPVLDVSKARTFYEGVLGLTCSVEVDLGGEGRWVDYDIGGGTLAIGCAPGWKPSADGCSVALEVSDFDEAVAAIRAADTPIRMGPFETPVCHMIMVSDPDGNTVILHKRKSA; encoded by the coding sequence ATGAAGATCACCGAAATCGCTTTCTCCACCTACCCAGTGCTCGATGTTTCCAAGGCCCGCACCTTCTACGAAGGCGTTCTCGGTCTGACCTGCTCCGTGGAGGTTGATTTGGGTGGCGAGGGTCGATGGGTTGATTACGATATCGGTGGCGGCACCCTGGCCATCGGCTGTGCTCCGGGCTGGAAGCCGTCGGCGGACGGTTGCTCAGTCGCTCTTGAGGTTTCCGATTTTGATGAAGCTGTCGCCGCCATCAGGGCGGCAGACACGCCGATCCGGATGGGGCCGTTCGAGACCCCGGTCTGCCACATGATCATGGTCTCCGATCCCGATGGCAACACGGTGATCCTGCACAAGAGGAAATCAGCCTAG
- a CDS encoding NAD(P)/FAD-dependent oxidoreductase, with protein sequence MRSGIKPRYDAVIIGAGHNGLVAAAYLGRAGLSVLVLERNPCIGGATQSSRPFCGVDANLSVYSYLVSLFPRKIVDDLGLDLRLKSRNIASYTPLLDGGELTELLVSNTSTTRTRESFLSLPGGAADYDGYLKLQELQSSLAKVLWPTLLEPLRLKTDLVAGLNRKERLAWDACIEHPIGRVIEKHISNDLVRGVLFTDAKIGVSTHPHDPSLIQNLTYLYHIIGRGTGEWCVPVGGLGALTRSLEAVAREHGVEIASSARVDRVHVDDRNPVVAFETGKGSRLVEARYVLCNAAPTVLDRLLGKAPAPLRAIDEGSVVKINMLLKRLPRLRSRTVSAVDAFGGTFHIDEGYDRMTENYRKAAAGRLAERPAGEMYCHSITDNSILSDWLNEHGYHALTLFGLDMPYSVFEKDNARLRSEVLDRYLSGINQYMDEPIQDCMAEDADGDPCIEIKSPLDLEREIHLPRGNIFHNALTWPFAEDADEAGTWGVETGFGKVFLCGSGARRGGAVSGIPGHNAAMKVLGPI encoded by the coding sequence ATGAGGTCAGGAATCAAACCACGCTATGATGCCGTCATCATCGGTGCCGGTCACAATGGACTGGTGGCCGCCGCCTACCTAGGGCGGGCCGGTCTGTCCGTCCTCGTGCTTGAGCGCAACCCGTGCATCGGAGGGGCCACCCAGTCGTCCCGTCCGTTCTGCGGCGTCGATGCCAACCTCTCCGTCTATTCCTATCTGGTGAGTCTCTTTCCCCGCAAGATCGTCGACGACCTGGGTCTGGATCTTCGGCTGAAGTCACGGAATATCGCCTCCTACACGCCGTTGCTCGATGGCGGGGAACTCACAGAATTGCTGGTCAGCAACACCTCGACCACGAGAACCCGCGAATCCTTTCTGAGTCTGCCGGGCGGTGCCGCGGATTATGACGGTTACCTGAAGTTGCAGGAATTGCAGTCGTCGCTGGCCAAAGTGCTCTGGCCGACCCTGCTCGAACCCCTCCGGCTCAAGACCGACCTCGTGGCGGGCCTCAATCGGAAGGAACGTTTGGCCTGGGATGCCTGTATTGAGCATCCGATCGGGAGGGTGATTGAGAAACACATCTCGAACGATCTGGTCAGGGGCGTTCTCTTTACCGATGCCAAAATCGGCGTCTCCACCCACCCGCACGATCCTTCCCTGATTCAGAACCTGACCTATCTCTACCATATCATCGGAAGGGGAACCGGGGAATGGTGTGTTCCGGTCGGGGGCTTGGGTGCCCTGACCCGATCGCTCGAAGCGGTCGCCCGCGAACACGGTGTCGAGATTGCGTCCTCGGCAAGGGTGGACCGGGTCCATGTCGATGACCGGAATCCGGTTGTCGCATTCGAGACCGGGAAGGGGAGTCGTTTGGTCGAGGCGAGGTATGTCTTGTGCAATGCGGCGCCGACGGTCCTGGACCGACTGCTCGGGAAAGCACCGGCACCCCTGCGCGCGATCGATGAAGGTTCGGTGGTCAAGATCAACATGCTGCTGAAGCGGCTGCCTCGACTGCGGTCGCGCACCGTCAGCGCGGTGGATGCTTTTGGCGGGACCTTCCATATCGACGAAGGCTACGACCGGATGACGGAGAATTACCGCAAGGCCGCCGCCGGCCGGCTGGCTGAAAGGCCCGCAGGTGAAATGTATTGTCACAGCATCACCGACAACTCGATCCTTTCGGATTGGCTGAACGAGCACGGGTATCACGCATTGACCCTGTTCGGCCTGGATATGCCCTACTCCGTTTTCGAAAAGGACAATGCCAGGCTCCGCTCGGAAGTGCTGGATAGGTATCTGTCCGGCATCAATCAATACATGGATGAACCGATCCAGGATTGCATGGCGGAGGACGCTGATGGCGATCCCTGTATCGAGATCAAGAGTCCGCTGGATCTGGAGCGGGAAATCCATCTGCCAAGAGGGAATATTTTCCACAACGCGTTGACCTGGCCGTTTGCCGAGGATGCGGATGAGGCGGGAACCTGGGGCGTGGAAACCGGATTCGGGAAGGTGTTCCTGTGTGGATCAGGGGCCCGAAGGGGCGGTGCCGTCAGCGGGATTCCCGGTCACAATGCGGCCATGAAGGTCCTCGGCCCGATCTGA
- a CDS encoding YceI family protein → MKTRTLLALFLALTVARVLPGRELIIDEDRSYIRFAVAATGHHVEGHVISFQAEIDLDSGQDFPRSATLRFAARQLTTEHEERDAEMYKWLEVDKYPNVIFKMDALEGRGSTRVAHGSLTFHGVTRSIDIPVTLSSVGPVITLTGETEVNTRSFRLSQFRRALVMTVSEDVAITFTLVGRLE, encoded by the coding sequence ATGAAGACCCGGACGCTGCTCGCTCTCTTCCTCGCCCTGACCGTCGCTCGGGTCCTGCCCGGACGCGAACTGATCATCGACGAAGACCGCAGTTACATTCGATTCGCTGTCGCCGCAACCGGGCACCATGTGGAGGGTCACGTCATTTCGTTTCAGGCCGAGATCGACCTCGACTCCGGTCAGGATTTTCCCCGATCCGCCACCCTGCGCTTCGCCGCCCGCCAGCTGACCACCGAGCACGAGGAACGCGATGCCGAGATGTACAAATGGCTGGAAGTGGACAAATACCCGAACGTGATCTTCAAGATGGACGCCCTCGAGGGGCGTGGCTCAACCCGGGTCGCCCACGGTTCCCTCACCTTTCACGGCGTCACCCGCAGCATCGATATTCCGGTCACCCTCAGCTCAGTCGGACCCGTCATCACCCTGACCGGTGAAACCGAGGTCAACACCCGCAGTTTCCGGCTGAGCCAGTTTCGTCGTGCTCTGGTCATGACCGTTTCCGAGGACGTCGCAATCACCTTCACTCTCGTCGGGCGTCTGGAGTGA
- the pdxA gene encoding 4-hydroxythreonine-4-phosphate dehydrogenase PdxA, translated as MKAAGEAGPEEQPTMEAWPVIGVTSGDPAGIGPEVVESWLASSPDFPGRLRLFGPTEWTRRVEEMHGHPGHGIGPVDYHPISGHPDPQGASIAWEALRAAAEACRRGTIDAVVTGPISKAALAQVGFKHPGQTEFFASSWGGEPVMAFTGGRLRVALATWHLPLSEVPKALNPEKLERTVRAVHDLARADGVDRPRLVVCGLNPHAGEGGLLGGEERDWINPLLERIAADGLLVGPAQPGDTVFARMLAGEYDAIVALYHDQGLAPLKAVDFDSSVNVTLGLPYVRTSPDHGTAFGIAGKGLARFESMANAVRVAKRLVGYRRQSRAPGC; from the coding sequence ATGAAGGCGGCTGGAGAAGCCGGGCCGGAGGAGCAGCCGACGATGGAGGCATGGCCTGTTATCGGAGTAACTTCGGGGGATCCGGCCGGTATCGGGCCGGAGGTGGTGGAGAGCTGGCTGGCGTCGTCGCCTGACTTTCCGGGGCGGTTGAGGCTGTTTGGTCCGACTGAGTGGACGCGACGGGTTGAGGAGATGCACGGTCATCCCGGGCATGGAATCGGACCGGTTGATTACCATCCGATTTCCGGACACCCGGATCCCCAGGGCGCCTCAATTGCCTGGGAGGCGCTTCGGGCGGCAGCCGAGGCCTGCCGAAGGGGAACGATTGACGCGGTGGTGACCGGGCCGATTTCGAAGGCTGCCCTTGCGCAGGTGGGGTTCAAGCATCCCGGGCAGACCGAATTCTTCGCCTCGTCCTGGGGAGGGGAGCCGGTGATGGCCTTCACGGGCGGTCGCCTGCGGGTGGCTCTCGCAACCTGGCATCTTCCTTTGAGTGAGGTGCCGAAGGCGCTGAACCCGGAGAAGCTGGAGCGGACCGTCCGGGCAGTTCATGATCTGGCGAGAGCGGATGGGGTCGACCGGCCCAGACTGGTGGTCTGTGGACTGAATCCGCACGCCGGTGAAGGCGGTCTGCTCGGGGGTGAGGAAAGGGATTGGATCAATCCATTGCTGGAGAGGATCGCAGCTGACGGGCTGCTGGTTGGCCCGGCCCAGCCCGGGGATACGGTGTTTGCCCGGATGCTGGCCGGGGAGTATGATGCGATCGTGGCGCTCTATCATGACCAGGGGCTGGCCCCGCTCAAGGCGGTCGATTTTGATAGCTCGGTCAACGTGACCCTCGGGCTTCCGTATGTCCGGACCAGCCCGGATCATGGCACTGCGTTCGGGATCGCAGGCAAAGGTCTCGCCCGCTTCGAGAGTATGGCCAATGCCGTCCGGGTGGCGAAACGCCTGGTCGGCTATCGGCGGCAGTCCCGGGCTCCCGGGTGCTGA
- a CDS encoding HDOD domain-containing protein: MGYEVSELLKGMRSLPVAPQIVPRLQALLSNLDSDNNELAATIRLDAGLAARVLKASNSAFHARGSAVASIEDALQTLGYQETFRIVAQSSFGPFFNRPLEIYHLESGLLWDVSLITASALEQLCRSSTTDPNTGYVVGLLHAVGRVPINDFVLQMDFRPMPDLSNPANSVRLEIALLGHNFGEVGSALLRSWGFPAVITEVIAHQCTPALAGDHADLTSRLHLASSWVEELYARSAGVSIPRQAVDAAGLHDLGLKEDQVREIKNTAYQSWQAARKGI; encoded by the coding sequence ATGGGTTACGAAGTCTCGGAATTGCTCAAGGGGATGCGCTCCCTTCCGGTGGCGCCCCAGATCGTGCCTCGTCTGCAAGCCCTGCTTTCCAACCTCGACTCCGACAACAATGAATTGGCGGCGACCATCCGGCTCGATGCGGGACTTGCGGCGCGGGTTCTCAAGGCGAGCAACAGTGCGTTTCACGCGCGGGGCTCGGCTGTCGCCAGCATCGAAGACGCCCTCCAGACCCTGGGGTATCAGGAAACCTTTCGCATCGTGGCCCAATCCTCATTCGGCCCGTTTTTCAATCGTCCCTTGGAGATCTACCATCTGGAGTCCGGTCTGCTCTGGGACGTCTCCCTGATAACGGCTTCCGCCCTCGAGCAGCTCTGCCGGTCGAGCACGACGGATCCGAATACGGGATATGTGGTCGGTTTGTTGCACGCGGTCGGCCGCGTGCCGATCAATGATTTTGTCCTCCAGATGGATTTCCGGCCGATGCCCGACCTGTCGAACCCGGCCAACAGCGTACGCCTGGAGATCGCCCTTTTGGGTCATAATTTCGGTGAAGTGGGTTCCGCCCTGCTGCGTTCCTGGGGTTTCCCGGCGGTCATTACCGAGGTGATCGCTCATCAATGCACTCCGGCGCTGGCGGGGGATCATGCGGATCTCACAAGCCGGCTTCACCTGGCCTCTTCCTGGGTGGAAGAATTGTATGCGCGGTCCGCTGGAGTCTCGATCCCCAGACAGGCGGTGGATGCGGCCGGGCTCCATGATTTGGGGCTCAAGGAAGACCAGGTGCGGGAGATTAAGAATACCGCTTACCAGTCCTGGCAGGCCGCGCGGAAAGGGATCTGA